Part of the Georgenia sp. TF02-10 genome, GACGACGATCAGGCAGTCAATAATCCCTCTCGGTGTCACCCCCACCGCCCGGCACCGGCGGTAGATGCGCGCCGCGGCCTCGAAGTCTCCGGTGGGATCGACGCTGAGCAGCTGGAACCGCAAGAGGAGGCGGCGGAGGCTGGTCTCCCGCGCGTCGTCCCGGGCCCCGGCCAGCACCTCCATGATCACCGGTTCGGTCACGGCCAGCTCATCACCGGCCGCGACAAGGTCGCGTAATCGGTGGTGCACCGGGCTGCCCGTCGCTCGGTCGAGCTCGACCCATGCGGAGGTGTCAACAAGGATCACGCCGCACCACGGGGCGGCACGTCCGTGGGGACCTCCCCGATCGCCTTCGCCCCCTCCATCGCGAGCGCCTCCTCGCGTGTCATCGGCTGACCGGCGAGATGACGGAGCGCGAGGTCGACTGCTTCCGTCTTCGTCCGGAGCAGGTATCGCTTCATCACGATCTCGAGATAGGTGTCCTCGATCTCGATGTTGGTCCTGATCCTGGTCATACACGCAAGGTACACCATACGTGTATGGAACGTGCATCGCCGCGCCCGGTCTCGCCGGGCATCGCGCATCGAGCAGATCCAACCGGCCACAGCGGGTCGGCAGGCGGCGCGCGTCAGTCAGCCCGCGGACCCGGGCATGCCGGCCAGCCCGGCCGCGTCCTCGCCGTCGCCGTCCTCGCCCAGGATCCGGCGCAGGTAGGCGTACGTCAGGTCGCCAGTGTGCTGGTCGTACTGGTGCTCGTAGCCGTGCTTGGCGTACAGCGCCAGGTTCTGCTTGGAGTCCTGGCCGGTGAAGACCCAGACCTCCCGGGTCCGCTCCGGCAGGTACTGCAGGACCGCCATCAGGAGCTGGGTGCCGATCCCGCGGCCCTGCAGATCCGGGACGACGGCGAGCCGGCCCAGGTTGGCCCGCTCGGCCTCCAGCTCCACCCGGATCGAGCCGACCAGCCGGTGCCCCAGCCAGGCACCGAGGGTGACGACGTTGGGCCGCTGGAGGTCCGCCTCGAGCTCGGTGAGGGACTGGGTCAGGGCGGGCAGGTTGGGGTCGCCGTAGAGCTGGGCCTCGGTGACGAACGCGGCACGGCGCACGGTGAGGAGCTCCCCGGCCTCGTCCTCGGTGATGAGGTCGATCCTGACGTCGTCCATGGGGGTCAGTGTGGCATCCCGCCGGCGGCGGCCCGCGGCAATTCGCACCGGCCGGGTCTCGCCGTCGGAACGACGAGTCCCGGGTGCGCAGCGCCGACGGCCACGGCCCGGCGACGCCGTCCGGGCGCGGGCAACGGCCGGCCGCGGCCGCGACCGCGCCCGGACCGGGCCGACGCCAGGGTGGGCGCCGCACTACCCTGCCGAGGATGAGCACCGCCCCCGCTGCCCGACCGGCCGAGCAGCACCTCGTCCTCGCCCTGTCCTGCCCGGACCGGCCCGGGATCGTGCACACCGTCTCCGGCGTGCTGGCCGAGCACGGCGGCAACATCACCGAGTCCCAGCAGTTCGGGGACCCCTCCACCGGGCTGTTCTTCATGCGGGTGCAGGTCCAGACCGCCGCGCCCCGGGCCGAGCTCGAGGCCGCGCTGGGCGCCGTCGCCGAGCGGTTCGCGATGACCTTCCGCCTCGACGAGGTCGGCCGGCCGGTGCGGACGCTGATCATGGCGTCCAAGGACGCGCACTGCCTGTCCGACCTGCTCTTCCGGCACCGGTCCCAGCGGCTGCCGATCGACCCGGTCGCCGTCGTCGCCAACCACCCGGACCTGGCGGACATCGCCGACTTCTACGCCGTGCCGTTCCACCACCTGCCGGTCGCCCGGGAGACCAAGGCCGAGGCGGAGGCCGCGCTGCTGCGGCTCGTGCGCGAGCGCGACGTCGAGCTGGTGGTGCTGGCCCGCTACATGCAGGTGCTCTCCGACGAGGTGTGCCGGGAGCTGACGGGCCGGGTCATCAACATCCACCACTCCTTCCTGCCCAGCTTCAAGGGCGCCCGGCCGTACGCCCAGGCGCACGGGCGGGGGGTGAAGCTCATCGGTGCGACGGCGCACTACGTCACCGCCGACCTCGACGAGGGCCCGATCATTGAGCAGGACGTCGAGCGCGTCACCCATGCCGACGACGTCGCGGAGATGGTTGCCCGCGGGCAGGACGTCGAGCGGCGGGTGCTCGCTCGCGCGGTGCGCTGGCACGCCGAGCACCGGGTGCTGCTGGACGGGCGCCGCACCGTCGTCTTCCCCTGAGCGCGGGCCTGACGAGGCTCGGAACCGGGCCAGCGCGGGCCGAAAGAGGCGCCGTGCCGGGCATGACGGGACGCCGCGCGCGGCCAGAACGGGTCAAACCGGGCGCGGCGCCGTGCGCGCGGGCGGAGGTTTCGGGAGGATGGCATCTCCCCGACCAGGAGGACCACCATGAGTACATCCAGCCGCCCCGGCGACGGCGAGGAGCTCCCGCCGGACCCGTACAGCCAGCCAGGGTCGGGTGAGCGCCGCCCGCCGAGCTACGGCCAGCCCGGGCAGCAGGAGCCGGACCGCTACGGCCAGCAGGAGCCGCCCGCCTACGGGCAGCAGGAGCCGCAGGCGTCGCCGGGTCCGGGCCAGTACGGCCAGCAGCCGCCGCAGTACGGCGCCGGCACCTACGGCCAGCCCGCCGGCTACGGCCAGTCCGGCTACCCCGGCCAGGGCAGCTACGGCGGCGGGCCCGGGCAGCCGTACGGGCCGCGCAACGGGCTCGGGACGGCGGCGCTCGTGGTCGCCATCATCTCCCTCCTGCTCGCCTGGATCCCGTTCATCGGGCTGGTCGGCGCCGTCGGCGGGATCGTCGCGATCATCCTCGGCGCGCTCGGGCTCGGTCGCGTGAAGCGGCGCGAGGCGACCAACCGCGGGGTATCGATCGCCGGCATCGTCATCGGCGCACTGGCGCTGATCCTGGCGATCGCCGCGACCGTCTTCGCCACCTACGTCATCGGGGACGTGCTGGGCCCGGAGTTCCAGCAGTGCGCCGAGCAGTACGGCAACGACCCGCAGGGGCTGCAGCGCTGCCTGGAGGAGTCCAACGCCTACTGACCGGTCGGGCTGGCTCGCCCGGACGCCGTCGTGAGCCGCCGATGTTTGCCCGGGCGTCACCGCCTCGGTATGCATGATCACGTCCCGTCCCCGCCCGGAAGCAGGTGCCCGCCATGACCCTCCCCCCGCGCGACCCGCTGCTGGAGTCGTTCGCCGCCACCAGCCGCCGGGTCTGGTACCTGCCGGTGATCCGCGGCGTCCTCGCCATCCTGCTCGGCGTCCTCGCGCTCGTCTGGCCGGCGGCGACACTCCTCACGCTGATCCTCGTCCTCGGCGTCTTCTGGCTGGTGGACGGCGTGGTGGGGATCGTCGACGGCGTCCGTTGGCGGGGCGAGGCGGGCGCCGGGCTGCGCATCGTCCTCGGCGTGCTCGGCGTCCTGGCCGGTCTGGTCCTCGTCCTGCAGCCGGGGCTCTCGGCCGGCGTCCTCGTCACGATCGCCGGCGTCTGGGCGGTGCTGGGCGGGGTCGCCCTCGTCGTGGTCTCGGTGCAGGCGCGGCGGTGGGGCGTGGGTTGGGGCTGGGGCGTCGCGGCCGGGGTGGTCACCGCCGTCTTCGGGATCCTGCTCATCGCCTGGCCCGGGATCGGGGCGGCGACCTTCGTGATCCTGCTCGGCGCCTATGCCCTCGTGGCCGGGATCGCCCTGGTCGTGCACGGGCTGCGCATCCGCGCCCTCGCGAAGCGGCTCGACCGGCGCTGACCGCGGGGCGCTCACCACGGCGGACTGACCGCCGAGGGCCCGCCGCACCAGGCGGCGGGCCCTCGGAGTCGGGCCGAGGCCAATCAGACTAGGGCGTGGCCCGCCAGACGAGGCCGAGGCTGGTCAGATGAGGCCGAGGCTGCTGACCGCGTCACGCTCCTCGATGAGCTCGGCGACGGACGCGTCGATCCGGGACCGCGAGAAATCGTCGATCTCCAGGTCCGGGACGATCTCCCACCGGCCGCCGCGGGAGCGGACCGGGAAGGAGGAGATCAGCCCCTCGGGCACGCCGTAGGAGCCGTCGGAGACGACGGCGGCCGAGGTCCAGGTGTCCGCCGGGGTCCCGCCGACCCAGTCGCGGGTGTGGTCGATGGCCGCGTTCGCTGCCGAGGCGGCCGAGGAGGCGCCCCGGGCCTCGATGATGGCGGCGCCGCGCTTGGCGACGGTGGGGATGAACTCCTCGGTCAGCCAGGCCTGGTCCACGAGCTCGGTGGCGGGCCGGCCGTCCACGGTGGCGTGGTGGACGTCGGGGTACTGGGTGGCGGAGTGGTTGCCCCAGATGGTGAGGTTCTTGACGGCGGAGACGGCGGCGCCGGTCTTCTTCGCGAGCTGGCTCAGCGCCCGGTTGTGGTCCAGCCGGGTCATCGCGGTGAACCGGCCGGCCGGCACGTCGGGGGCGTGCCGCTGGGCGATGAGGGCGTTGGTGTTCGCCGGGTTGCCCACCACGAGGACCCGGACGTCCTCGGCGGCGCCGGCGTTGATGGCCGCGCCCTGCGGGCCGAAGATGCCGCCGTTGGCCTCGAGCAGGTCGCTGCGCTCCATGCCCTTGCCCCGCGGGCGGGCCCCGACGAGCAGGGCGACGTTGGTGCCGTCGAACGCCCGGGTGGCGTCGTCGGTGATGTCGACGCCCGCCAGCAGCGGGAACGCGCAGTCGTCCAGCTCCATCGCGGTGCCCTCGGCAGCCTTGACGCC contains:
- a CDS encoding PIN domain nuclease; the protein is MILVDTSAWVELDRATGSPVHHRLRDLVAAGDELAVTEPVIMEVLAGARDDARETSLRRLLLRFQLLSVDPTGDFEAAARIYRRCRAVGVTPRGIIDCLIVVVAWRWGAALLAQDVDLVRVAGVLDVPLDPATPGAR
- a CDS encoding type II toxin-antitoxin system VapB family antitoxin, yielding MTRIRTNIEIEDTYLEIVMKRYLLRTKTEAVDLALRHLAGQPMTREEALAMEGAKAIGEVPTDVPPRGAA
- a CDS encoding GNAT family N-acetyltransferase; this encodes MDDVRIDLITEDEAGELLTVRRAAFVTEAQLYGDPNLPALTQSLTELEADLQRPNVVTLGAWLGHRLVGSIRVELEAERANLGRLAVVPDLQGRGIGTQLLMAVLQYLPERTREVWVFTGQDSKQNLALYAKHGYEHQYDQHTGDLTYAYLRRILGEDGDGEDAAGLAGMPGSAG
- the purU gene encoding formyltetrahydrofolate deformylase; the encoded protein is MSTAPAARPAEQHLVLALSCPDRPGIVHTVSGVLAEHGGNITESQQFGDPSTGLFFMRVQVQTAAPRAELEAALGAVAERFAMTFRLDEVGRPVRTLIMASKDAHCLSDLLFRHRSQRLPIDPVAVVANHPDLADIADFYAVPFHHLPVARETKAEAEAALLRLVRERDVELVVLARYMQVLSDEVCRELTGRVINIHHSFLPSFKGARPYAQAHGRGVKLIGATAHYVTADLDEGPIIEQDVERVTHADDVAEMVARGQDVERRVLARAVRWHAEHRVLLDGRRTVVFP
- a CDS encoding DUF4190 domain-containing protein; this translates as MSTSSRPGDGEELPPDPYSQPGSGERRPPSYGQPGQQEPDRYGQQEPPAYGQQEPQASPGPGQYGQQPPQYGAGTYGQPAGYGQSGYPGQGSYGGGPGQPYGPRNGLGTAALVVAIISLLLAWIPFIGLVGAVGGIVAIILGALGLGRVKRREATNRGVSIAGIVIGALALILAIAATVFATYVIGDVLGPEFQQCAEQYGNDPQGLQRCLEESNAY
- a CDS encoding HdeD family acid-resistance protein, with the protein product MTLPPRDPLLESFAATSRRVWYLPVIRGVLAILLGVLALVWPAATLLTLILVLGVFWLVDGVVGIVDGVRWRGEAGAGLRIVLGVLGVLAGLVLVLQPGLSAGVLVTIAGVWAVLGGVALVVVSVQARRWGVGWGWGVAAGVVTAVFGILLIAWPGIGAATFVILLGAYALVAGIALVVHGLRIRALAKRLDRR
- a CDS encoding malate dehydrogenase → MTTTPVNVTVTGAAGQIGYALLFRVASGQLLGPDTPVRLRLLEIPQGVKAAEGTAMELDDCAFPLLAGVDITDDATRAFDGTNVALLVGARPRGKGMERSDLLEANGGIFGPQGAAINAGAAEDVRVLVVGNPANTNALIAQRHAPDVPAGRFTAMTRLDHNRALSQLAKKTGAAVSAVKNLTIWGNHSATQYPDVHHATVDGRPATELVDQAWLTEEFIPTVAKRGAAIIEARGASSAASAANAAIDHTRDWVGGTPADTWTSAAVVSDGSYGVPEGLISSFPVRSRGGRWEIVPDLEIDDFSRSRIDASVAELIEERDAVSSLGLI